In Vairimorpha necatrix chromosome 8, complete sequence, a single window of DNA contains:
- a CDS encoding putative SP-containing membrane protein — MHYKKPILDNLFILNQFINLKDDLEIINSYLQSKIVFEQKEKNFDDYECMLSITNDNEINCPIATDNFTEKKIFVRENNARNKHNHKT, encoded by the exons AtgcattataaaaaaccaatCTT agataatttatttatactaaatcaatttattaatttaaaagatgatttagaaataataaatagttATCTACAGTCAAAAATAGTTTTTGagcaaaaagaaaaaaactttGATGACTATGAGTGTATGTTGTCGATTACTAACGACAACGAAATAAATTGTCCCATCGCTACAGACAATTTTAcagagaaaaaaatttttgttagaGAAAATAACGCGAGAAATA AACATAATCATAAAACCTGA